The Nitrospinota bacterium genome includes a window with the following:
- a CDS encoding transposase: protein MNNAFIELFNVTFRDECMNVHWFLTLQY, encoded by the coding sequence ATGAATAATGCGTTTATCGAATTATTCAACGTGACGTTCCGGGACGAGTGTATGAACGTTCATTGGTTTTTAACCCTCCAATATTAA